From the genome of Acidaminococcus sp.:
GATGGATATCGTTTGAAAAAAGAGGATCCTTTTGTGCAGGAGATGCTGACGCTTCCGCTGCCTGAACTGCAGGAGGGTGCCGGTGAGCTGCAGCGCCATTTTTGCGGCAACCATGTTGACTTCTGCACCATCATCAATGCCCGGAGCGGCCGCTGCGGCGAGGACTGCAAATATTGCGCCCAGGCTGCCTGCCATCACACCAATTGTGAAGAATATGGTCTGCTTGATGAAAAGACCGTTATAGAAACAGCCCGTGCCGACCAGGAAGCCGGTGCCAATCGCTTTGCCATGGTTACGAGCGGCCGCGCCCTCACAGGAGAAGATTTTGAAAAAGCCCTTCACATTTACAGAACCATGAAGAAGGAACTGAAGATTGGTCTATGTGCTTCTCACGGTATCCTGACACAGGAACAGCTTCATCGGCTTTATGCCGCCGGCGTCACGAGCTACCATCATAATATCGAGACGTCTCGCCGCTTCTTCCCGCACATTTGCACGACTCATACCTTTGATGACCGCATCCGCACGATCAAAGCCGCACAAAAAGAAGGCTTCTGCGTATGCTCCGGCGGTATCATCGGTATGGGAGAAACCTGGCAGGATCGTATTGACATGGCTTTCACCCTGCAGGAACTCGGTATCGAATCGATTCCTATCAATGCCCTCATGGCCATTCCGGGTACAAAATTGGAAAATCGTCCGCCTCTGCCGGCTGAAGATATTCTGCGTACGATTTGTATCTTCCGGTTCATCAACCCGGAAGCCAATATCCGCCTTGCCGCCGGCCGCAAGCTTCTTCCTCAAAATGGAGAAACCGCTTTCCTCCATGGTGCATCTGCCTCCATTACAGGCAACATGCTCACGACGAGCGGAACTACGATTAAGGAAGATATGGAAATGATTGATCGATTGGGATTGGTCAATCATTAA
Proteins encoded in this window:
- the bioB gene encoding biotin synthase BioB; this encodes MISEMTKRICDGYRLKKEDPFVQEMLTLPLPELQEGAGELQRHFCGNHVDFCTIINARSGRCGEDCKYCAQAACHHTNCEEYGLLDEKTVIETARADQEAGANRFAMVTSGRALTGEDFEKALHIYRTMKKELKIGLCASHGILTQEQLHRLYAAGVTSYHHNIETSRRFFPHICTTHTFDDRIRTIKAAQKEGFCVCSGGIIGMGETWQDRIDMAFTLQELGIESIPINALMAIPGTKLENRPPLPAEDILRTICIFRFINPEANIRLAAGRKLLPQNGETAFLHGASASITGNMLTTSGTTIKEDMEMIDRLGLVNH